From Paenibacillus graminis:
TTGAGGTGTGGGGCGGTGAAAGCCGCTGGACCCCGTAGAGAGAAAATCAAGTGACGTTAAGGAGAGATGGACGCTATGCATTTAATCATTAGAGCGACTGGCGCGGGTGCGGGCATGCTGTCCCGCCTGCTGGCCAAAAATCCCAATAACCTGTACGACCGGATGGAAAAAGAAGCCCGTGTACGCATCGTCTTCACCGCCTCTTCGGAGGAGGAAGCGGAAGCGGTCATTTATGTGACGCCTGACCCGGTTGAGCTGGTAAAAGGCGCTTCTTCGGCGCACAATGATATTACGCAGTATATCAATGACCGTGAATTTGTGGTGAGCAGCCTGTTCTGCACCTACATCCGTTCTGCACTCGGCACGGCGCTGAACGGTAAGACGAAGGAAGCTTATTTACCCTGGGTTGAGCGGAAGCTGGCCCTGGAGCTGACCTTTGGGCCTGTCGCATCGAATTTGCCGGACAGGACGCTGGAAGAGCTGTTCACCGCGCTGGGCTATGAGGTGCTGGTGGAGCGGGGCGATGCCGAATATAACTTTGTTCTGAAGAGCCGCAGCTCTGTCCGGTACATTAGGCTGAAGGGGATGCAGACGCTGCAAACGGCGCTCCGTCAGCTGTTCGTGCTGATTCCTGCACTGGATGACTACAAGCATTACTACATCAGCGATGATGAGGTGGACAAAATCTGGCGTTACGGGGAAGGCTGGCTGGAGAATCATCCGCAGCGCGGACTGATTCTGAAACGCACCCTGCGTTTTGCCGGGGCAATCCGGCAATATGACAGTCTGATGAAGAGTAGTGATCATCTGGAAGGGACTCAGGCGCCGGATGAAGCATCAGGAGGAATGGCTGAGGAGGAAGCCCTGTCCCCGCCGGTGGCGTCAGCCGCGGCCGAGGCTGACGCAGCACCAAAGGTCCGGCTGAATGATCTGCGTTATGCTGCGATCGCGGACGTGGTAGAGCAACTCTCGCTGAGGCGCAGCATCGTGGATTTCGGCTCCGGGGAAGGGAAACTGTCAGCGAGGCTTGCCAGTGTGCCGGGGGTCCGCGAGATTAAGGCGGTGGAGCCTTCCGCCACGGCACAGCTGCGGGCGATAGAGCGTTTCGCCAAGCTGGAAGGAAAGGCTGGTGTTCCTGTACCGGAGCCGGTGACGGGATCTCTGTTCTATTACGATGAATCACTGCGGAGCAAGGATGTGATGATTCTCTGCGAGGTGATTGAGCATATTGATGAATACCGGCTTGGCCGGGTGATGGATACGATTTTTCACGAATATGCCCCGGGGACGCTGATCCTTACTACACCGAACAAGGAATACAACGAAGTATATGAGATGGATCAGGAGGAAATGCGCCATGGCGACCACCGTTTTGAGTGGAGCCGGGAAGCTTTTGCCGCATGGTGCTCCCGCTGGACTGAGGCTTATAACTATTCCGTCCGGCTGAGCGGGATTGGAGAGTTCGCGCAGGATTATGGATATCCGACGCAGATGGCCATATTTACGAAGGAGGATACGTTGTAATGACTGACAGACAAGAAGGGCAGCGGGTGATTCCTTTTCCGCACGGAGGCATTGTTGTGCTCGTCGGGCCTTCGAACAGCGGCAAAACCACCCTGCTCCGCAGACTGGTGCAAGAAGGCGTACTGCTGCAGACGGAAATCATCTCTTCAGATGATTACCGGACACTGGTGGGGGATGTTGAATACATCGACTGGAAAGGACGTCCCCGGGAGGAAGCTGACATTTTGTACAACGATTATCAGCTCCAGTCTAAGCTGGCTTTTGAGGCGATGAATGCCGTGGTGTCGATGCGCTGCCGGCTGGGCAAGCTGACGGTGGTGGATGCCACACATCTGCAGCCCGAATACCGCAGGAAATATATCGACTTGGCAGCCGGGCATGATCTCCCCTGCACCGCCTGGATTCTGGATCTGCCGGAGCAGACCCTGTTAGAGCGGGATCAAAGCCGGGACCAGCCGCGCGGAAAGCAGCGTGTGAAGCAGCAGTTCGTCCAGTTCAAACGTTCGCTGTGCGGACTGCGTGATGAAGGCTTCGACTTCACTTATATGCTCAAAGAAACCGAGTCCATTCAATTTATCCGCAAAAAGAACCCGCTGCTCGCTGAAATTGGCGCAGGGGTGGATGTGATCGGCGACATTCACGGCTGTTATGACGAAATGCTGGAGCTGCTGGGACAGCTGGGTTATGCGCCGGATAATGCAGGACTTTACCGGCATCCGGACGGCAGAACGCTGGTCTCCGTGGGAGATGTGATGAGCCGTGGTCCGAGATCGCTGGATACCATGAGATTCTGGAAAAAACACTGCGATGCCGGGGCCGCCCGCATGATCGACAGCAACCACGGCTGGAAAATCGCCCGCTACCTCAGCGGCCGTCAGGTAACCCTGAGCCATGGCGATGAGAATATCGCTGCGGAGCTTGCGCAGGTTGCCCTTGAAATAGGCGAGGGGGAAGCGGATGCGCTAAGAGAGGAATTGAAGCAATTTCTGCTCTCCGCACCCAGCCATCTGGTGCTGTGCCGTGAGGGGGTTCGGCGTGTAGTTGTTGCCCATGCCGGAATACGGGATGAATATATCGGCAAGCAGTCTAAGCGGATACAGGACTTCTGCCGCTACGGCGATACGGATGGCACGGATGCCACAGGAGCACCTGTGCGTAAGGAGTGGTATGTAGAACATGAATCCGGGGAGCTTATTGTCTGGGGACATGATCCAAGGCCTTACCCGACAGTGGTGAAGAATACGGTAAATATTGATCAGGGTGCGGTTTTTGGCGGTTCCTTGACGGCCTATCGGTACCCGGAGCAGAAGTTTGTCAGCATCAAGGCTTATCAGGATTATGCCCGGGACCCGGACAGCCCGCTGATCCGCTGGGAACGGGGGAGATTCTCGCCGCCTAATCTGCGCAAGCTTGTGGAAGGGTATTCCGTCATGACAGGCACCTATGGCGAAATCTCTGTGCGCGGTGAATCTGTAAAAGCGGCGATAGACACGGTGTCCCATTTCACCATCCCTATGGAAGAGCTTGTCTACATTCCGCCCACAATGAGCCCGGCACCCCAGGTATCCGCCGATGAAGCTTATCTGGAGCATCCCCGTGAAGCAATTGCTTACTACCGTTCTCAGGGCGTTAAGACTATGGTGGCGGAGAAAAAACACATGGGCAGCCGCGCCGTTCTGCTGCTGTTCCGCGATGAGGCTGCTGCTGTGCCTTATGTGGGCCGTCCCACGCTGGGCACGATTTACACGCGTACCGGCCGGGCTTTCTTTAACAAAGATACCGGTCCTAATGTGCTGTCCCGGCTGAATTCGGATTTGCACCAAGCCGGTTACTGGGCCCGCCACAATACGGATCTGCTGCTGCTTGACGCTGAAATCATCCCGTGGAACCTGAAGGCGCGCGAGCTGATCGCCACCCAATACGCCCATGTCGCCGAAGCTGCGGCGATGGACCGCGCGCAGCTCCTGAGGAAGCTGCGCGAAGCGGAACATGCCGGACGCGATGTGTCAGGCTGGGTGCAGGAGATGGAGGGTAAGCTGAAGAACGCCCGCGTATTCCGTGATGCCTTTCAGCAGTACTGCTGGGACACGAGCGGCCTGGACGGCGTCCGGATTGCTCCGTTCCATACGCTGGCGCACAGCGGACAGACCTTTTTTGACCAGAGCCATCTTTGGCATATGGAGCATGGCCGCGAGCTGGCCGGGGCGTCGCCGCTTTTTATGGAGACGGAATACCGGACGATCGCCAGTGAAGCTGACGAAGCCGCTGTGATCCGCTGGTGGGAGGAGCTGACAGAGGACGGGCATGAAGGCATTGTGATCAAGCCGGAAACTTTCATTGTCCGCAGCGGTAAAGGGTTAGTCCAACCTGCGCTCAAAGTCAGGGGCCGCAAATACCTCCACATTATTTATGGGATTGACTATCTGCAGCCGGACAATCTGGCCCGGCTCAAACTGCGCAAAACCGGCAAAAAAGAGCGCCATGCCCTGATGGAATGTGCCTTGAGCGTAGAGTCGGTGGAACGTTTTATCCGCAAGGAGCCGCTGGAACGGATGCATGAATGCGTGCTTGCCGCCTTGTCTCTTGAATCCGATCCGGTCGATCCGCGGTTGTAGGCAGGGAGAAAAACCAATGAAGAGGGCAGTACGTTAGTGGGAAAAAGGTTCACTAATCGAACTCACTCGGCTTATGGAGTACCCTATGTGGGAAAAAGTACCACTAATCCGGCTGGAAGCGGCCATATGGGATGAAGTTACATGAATTAGGTGTATAAAATCCGACTAAAGCCTGCTGTAGCCAGGGTTTTAGCTGATTAGGTTTACTTTTTCCACTTAGGCTCAGTCTCTTACTAGCTTCATTGTTTTCCCCAAGAGTTTAACCTTCTCCAGTTCAACTCATGTAGCAGGTCGTTCCATTCCGGATTTTCATAATCATGAATGTATAAGACAGCAAGGAACGAGGTGGAAAAATGTTAAATCATACCGCTGAGGTTTCGCTCAGCAAATTTATGACCAAGCTGCTCCGGCATACACCGGCAGAGTATGGATTGCTCCTTGATCCTGAGGATGGCTCCTGTCTGCTGGAGGATCTGCAGCGTGTCATCCATGCTGCCCCAAAATGGGCAGGGATCACCGAAGAGGATATCCGCCAGGTCGTCCGGAACAGTGAGAAACAGCGCTTCGCCATAGAGGAGGACCGCATCAAAGCGAGGTATGGCCATAGTCATGCCAAGCTTGCATATGAGCCGGGAGTCCCGCCGGAGGTTCTATATCATGGGACGCATCAGGCTGCGCTGCCTTCGATCTTTAAGGAAGGGCTGCTCCCCATGGGAAGGCAGTATGTACATTTATCAGAAGGGCTCCATTTTGCCAGCCTCGCCGGGAGCCGCAGGGGCAAGCTGATTCTGCTGGCCGTGGATACGGTTAAGGCAGTACATTTGGGAGTAACCTTCTATTATGCAGGCAATGAAGTGTGGTTGTCAGAGCCGGTTCCACCTGCTTGTATTGCGTTGCGGGAAGAGCCGTAGGTGTTCATACTGCCAAGCTTGAGCAGCGAAACGATTGTGCAGGACAGCATTGTACCGCCAGCTTCTACATGAGGGAGGGATATACCATGGATGAAGTGCCGGATCACTTGGACCACGGCTTGCAGATTGTTTTTATCGGGTTCAATCCCAGCCTCCGTTCGGGGGAAGTAGGGCATCATTACGCTAATCCGCGCAATAATTTCTGGCGCATTCTGGAGCGCTCCGGCCTGACGCCCCGTCTCTATGATGCTTCAGAGGACGGGGAACTGCTCCGGCTGGGCATGGGCTTCACCAACATCGTCGCCCGCCCGACGCGTGGTGCGGAAGATATTACCCGGCAGGAGTATGCCGAGGGCCGGCAGATTCTCCGGGAGAAGCTTGCCCGCTACCGGCCGGCGATCGCCTGCTTTGTCGGCAAAGGCGTCTATACGGAATTCAGCCGCCGCCCGAAGGCGGACTGGGGCTTCCAGGATGGCCAGCCTCCCATCGTGGACGGTGTGCGGGAGTTCGTCGCCCCCTCGTCCAGCGGTCTGGTCCGTATGCCCCTGCTGGAGATCGTAGCCATTTACCGCAGGTTGTACGATTATATTCAGGAGGGGCCCTGAATTTATTGCTGGAAACGGGCAAATCAAAGTAAGTACCTCGGATTCCGCCCGTCTGACTAGAAACGGGCGAAACAAGGGTAAAAGCTCCGAAAGTACCTCAGATTCCGCCCGTCTGACCAGATGTGGGCAAAACAAAGGTAAAAGTACCTCTGATTCCCCCGTCTGACCAAAAACGGCCGGAACAAAGGTAAAAGTACCTCAGATTCCGCCCATCTGATCGGAAACGGACGAAACAAAGGTAAAAGTACCGCAGAATCCACCAGCAGAGGTGGGGAGGTGGAAAAAGGATACTTAATTTTCCTATAAATAAACAATTATGAGATTTAAGTGGAAAAATGGACTTCCGTCAAGAAAGTGGACACAAAAAAATAGATTTAGGCAGTCTTTCTCTTCTTGAACTTCGCTGCAAATTGGGCAGGGGAAACATAACCCAGCGCACTGTGGATTCGCTTGCGATTATAAAAAAATTCAATGTACTGGAACATCTCGTCCTGCGCGTGCTGCTTCGTTTTGAACTTGGTGCAATAAACAAACTCTTTCTTGAGTACGCTATGAAAGGATTCGATGCAGGCATTATCATAGCAATTTCCCTTACGGCTCATGCTCGCCTTCATGTGATATTTTTTTAGACGTTTACGGTAATCGGCAGAGGCGTACTGTGATCCCCGATCGGAGTGATGGATGAGTCCCTTTGGGGGCCGCTTGGCCTTGTAGGCGTCGTCCAGTGCGCCCAGTACCAGATCCGTCGTCATTCGTTCCTCCAGTCTCCAGCCGACAATTTCTCTCGTGCAGAGGTCGAGCACACTGGCCAGGTACAGCCTACCTTGCCGGCAGGGAATGTAGGTAATGTCTGTGACCCAGACTTTGTTAGGCTCGGCCGTCGCAAATTTTTGATTCAGCAGATTGGGAGCAATGGGCAAATTGTGATTGGAATCCGTCGTTTTTACACGAAACCGCTTGGCTACACAGGAACGTAATCCGAGCTCTCGCATGTATTTTCCTACCGTCCGCTCGCTAATGGTGAACCCTTCTTTCAGCAAAAGCTCGGTAATTTTGGGGCTACCATAACGTTGTCTGTTGTCCTTGAAATGATAGATGATCCGCCGGAGCACCAGCGCCTTACGCTCGGCTTGAGGGCTCGAGGTAGCGCTTCGCCATTTGTAATACCCGCTCCGGGACACTTCAAAAACGCTGCACATCTTCTCCATTCGAAACTCGGAGCGATGATCTTCGATGAACTGAAATCTCAGTTCTTTGGTTTGCTGAAGATGTGCACAGCTTTTTTTACGATGACGAGCTCCTCTTCGACGTCTGCAATTCGCTGCGCCCTTGCCTGTAATTCTTTTTCTTGTTCCGCCAGTCGCTGCTCAAGTTCGCGAACCTTTTCCGCACTGTTTACAGGTTCATTCCCGAACTCCCGATACTTTGCCAGCCAGTTGTGCAGTACGCCAGGGGAGATGCCCAGCTCCTCCCCAATCTCCGTCACCGTCTTCGTCTGTTCCTGAATGTACTTGACCGCTTCTCTTTTAAATTTTTCATTATACCGTTGCCGTTGTTCACCCATGTGAACACCTCCTCGTTAAGTTCATTATTCATACTCTCTTAACGGGTGTCCACTTTTTATTCTACTTACAAAAGGGAACCTAATCGGGCTAGATTACCTTGTTTGGAGCAAATTGAGCCCCATTTGTTGGACTTTTTCCACTTAGACTGCAGAATGCAAGGTGCTTGAGCAAATTAGTTAACCTTTTTCCCACTTAACCTGCTACGGAGACAGAGCTCCTTAAAGACACGTACGCCCTACACATACTTCTTGATGCTATCGCCATCTGATTGGAAGCAAACAAGGCAAGGGTAAAAGCAACTCTTAATCCGTCAACCTATATAGATTAAGCTTAAGAATCTAACTTGATGTTATGGCTAGGCCCTTGGTTTACAAGATATTCACCAGTCATCCTACCGCAATTTTTAGGTTTAGCTTATATAGCTGGAACGTGCGAATCAAAGGTCAATAAAAAGTACCTCCCAAAAAACACCCTTGATCCTAGATCAAGGGTGTTTTTGCTGCCAATCTGTAGTCCGCCCTATCTGTGCCCCGGAACGGAACGTTGCCAGCCGTACTGCCTGGCAACGTATTGTTATCCGCAATGTCAAATCCAGCCTGCCCCAGCAGCAGCCCCAGCCGGTGCAAGTCCGGCATGTTGTCCCTCTCCAGCCCATGTCATCTCTAGTCCGCTTCTGCCCTAGCCGTGATCAGATCTGAATCAGCAGCAGGATAATGGAAGACAGTGACAGGCACACGCTGGCCAGATACAGCACGGCAACGACCTGCTTTTGGTTTAGGCCGGCTTTGAGCAGGCGGTAATGGACCTGGGTCGCATCAGCCTGATAAATGGACTTGCCTTGCACAAACCGTTTGATGACGACAAACAAATTGTCGAAGATCGGCACGCCGAGCGCGAGAATCGGGATGAACAGGGACAGGACCGTCGCCTGCTTGAACGCCCCGTCCAGCGCGATTACGGCCAGGATGTAGCCGAGAAAAGTGGCCCCTGCGTCCCCCATAAAGATTTTGGCCGGAGCTTTGTTGTACCGCAGGTAGGCAATAGTGACGCCCACCAGAGTGATCGCCATCATAGCCGAGGCGGATTGGCCCTTCGCCAAAGCAACCACGAACAGCGTCACTGCGGAGATAGCCGTAAGACCGCCGGCCAGACCATCCATACCGTCCGAGAAATTAATCACGGTAGTCACACCGAAGATCCACAGAATAGTTAGTACAAATTGCAGGATCACCGGCAGCGAGATATAATCGCCGGAGAAGGGGTTGAAGAATCCGGTGAAGGCATTCCCAGACAGAAAGACCAGAATCGCCGCTGCGATCTGAACGATGAACTTCGGCAGCGCCGGGAAGTCCTTGCCTTTGGTTTTGTACCAGTCATCGACCGTGCCTATGGTCAGCAGGAGCACACCGCCAATGAATAGAGCGAGAGTACCCAGCGAGAGATCGCGGGTGAACAGCAAATATGTAATAAAAAAACCGATGAATATAGCATAGCTGGCTGTCAGCGGAATGGGCTCCCTATGTATTTTGCGCTCCACATCCTGCCGGGGCTTGTCCACAAAATCAAGCCGGAATGCGAGCCTGCCAAGCGGAGGAATCAGCAAATAGACGATGCAAAAGGATACCAGAAACGCTAGAACATAAAAAATGACAATCACCGCCATTGATTTTTTGAAAAGGCCTGTCTGAATTATATCGCAGATGGCTACCGCTTGTCGATGAAACGCGAAATTGGAGGAAATAGAAAGATGAAATATGAGGTTATTTTATTTGATGCCGATGATACCTTGTTTGACTATGGGATGGCTGAGAGCAGGGCGCTGTATAATGCTTTTGCCCATTTTGGCCTGCCGACGGGTGCTGGGGATTATGCTGCGAGCTACAAAGAAATCAACGCTGCACTGTGGAGGGATTTGGAACAGGGACGGACCACCTCTGCTGTGCTGCGGGTTGAACGGTTCAACCGGCTGTTTGCCGCGCATAAGCTGCAATTGAGCCCTGAGGCGTTTAGTGAAGCATATTTGAAGTTTCTGGGGGAAGGAACGTACCTTATACAGGGAGCGGTAGAGCTGTGTCAGGAGCTGGCCGGGTGCAGGCTTGCAATTATCACCAACGGAATCAAGGATGTGCAGCTATCCAGAATTCAGGGCTCACCGCTGAGCGGTACCTTTGAGCAGATCATTATTTCCGAGGAGACCGGGTACCAGAAGCCGGAGAGGGGGATTTTCGATTATGCTTTTGCCAAGCTGGGGAGCTCTGACCGGAGCAAAGTGCTGATCGTCGGCGATTCGCTGACTTCTGATATCCAGGGGGGGATGAATTACGGAATCGATACCTGCTGGTTCAACCCGCTGGGTAAGGAAGGCGTCCCGGGCATTCATCCGACCTATGAGATCCGGGAGCTGTCCGGGCTTCTGGAAATTATCCGCTAATGTACTGTCTTAACAGCATGGCAGGTTGAAAACTTTCTCTGGTGATTAATTATATTAAGATGACTTATCATTCTCCATCATCAAATATATACAGGGAGAGGATTCAATTGAAGAAAAAATGGCTGATTGCCGCAGTAGCTGCGGGCATGACTATAACCGGTTCGGCAGGTGTATATGCGGGAGCGAAGCTGGAGCAGATCAAAGCCTATCTGAACCACAGCATCGGTGTGGTCGTGGATGGCACCCCTTATTGGCTGAAGGACGGCAACGGCAAAACTTTAACGCCTATCACTTACGAAGGTATCACATATCTGCCGGTCCGTTCGATCGCCGGTGCGCTGAAGGTGCCGATTACTTATGACGCCGCGAACTATAAAGTGAGAATTGGCACCGGTGCCGAAACCGGAGGAACCCCGGGAACAGGTGCCGGGACTACTCCCCCTCTGGTAGAGAGCACCGAACGGCCGGCTAATCTGCCAAAGGATTTTCCAATTCCGGCGGATGCAATCATAGCAACTACACTGGATACGGATGCAGACGGAGTGAAGAAGGCTGCCTTTACCTATTCCACACA
This genomic window contains:
- a CDS encoding 3' terminal RNA ribose 2'-O-methyltransferase Hen1, which gives rise to MHLIIRATGAGAGMLSRLLAKNPNNLYDRMEKEARVRIVFTASSEEEAEAVIYVTPDPVELVKGASSAHNDITQYINDREFVVSSLFCTYIRSALGTALNGKTKEAYLPWVERKLALELTFGPVASNLPDRTLEELFTALGYEVLVERGDAEYNFVLKSRSSVRYIRLKGMQTLQTALRQLFVLIPALDDYKHYYISDDEVDKIWRYGEGWLENHPQRGLILKRTLRFAGAIRQYDSLMKSSDHLEGTQAPDEASGGMAEEEALSPPVASAAAEADAAPKVRLNDLRYAAIADVVEQLSLRRSIVDFGSGEGKLSARLASVPGVREIKAVEPSATAQLRAIERFAKLEGKAGVPVPEPVTGSLFYYDESLRSKDVMILCEVIEHIDEYRLGRVMDTIFHEYAPGTLILTTPNKEYNEVYEMDQEEMRHGDHRFEWSREAFAAWCSRWTEAYNYSVRLSGIGEFAQDYGYPTQMAIFTKEDTL
- a CDS encoding polynucleotide kinase-phosphatase, translating into MTDRQEGQRVIPFPHGGIVVLVGPSNSGKTTLLRRLVQEGVLLQTEIISSDDYRTLVGDVEYIDWKGRPREEADILYNDYQLQSKLAFEAMNAVVSMRCRLGKLTVVDATHLQPEYRRKYIDLAAGHDLPCTAWILDLPEQTLLERDQSRDQPRGKQRVKQQFVQFKRSLCGLRDEGFDFTYMLKETESIQFIRKKNPLLAEIGAGVDVIGDIHGCYDEMLELLGQLGYAPDNAGLYRHPDGRTLVSVGDVMSRGPRSLDTMRFWKKHCDAGAARMIDSNHGWKIARYLSGRQVTLSHGDENIAAELAQVALEIGEGEADALREELKQFLLSAPSHLVLCREGVRRVVVAHAGIRDEYIGKQSKRIQDFCRYGDTDGTDATGAPVRKEWYVEHESGELIVWGHDPRPYPTVVKNTVNIDQGAVFGGSLTAYRYPEQKFVSIKAYQDYARDPDSPLIRWERGRFSPPNLRKLVEGYSVMTGTYGEISVRGESVKAAIDTVSHFTIPMEELVYIPPTMSPAPQVSADEAYLEHPREAIAYYRSQGVKTMVAEKKHMGSRAVLLLFRDEAAAVPYVGRPTLGTIYTRTGRAFFNKDTGPNVLSRLNSDLHQAGYWARHNTDLLLLDAEIIPWNLKARELIATQYAHVAEAAAMDRAQLLRKLREAEHAGRDVSGWVQEMEGKLKNARVFRDAFQQYCWDTSGLDGVRIAPFHTLAHSGQTFFDQSHLWHMEHGRELAGASPLFMETEYRTIASEADEAAVIRWWEELTEDGHEGIVIKPETFIVRSGKGLVQPALKVRGRKYLHIIYGIDYLQPDNLARLKLRKTGKKERHALMECALSVESVERFIRKEPLERMHECVLAALSLESDPVDPRL
- a CDS encoding RNA 2'-phosphotransferase; protein product: MLNHTAEVSLSKFMTKLLRHTPAEYGLLLDPEDGSCLLEDLQRVIHAAPKWAGITEEDIRQVVRNSEKQRFAIEEDRIKARYGHSHAKLAYEPGVPPEVLYHGTHQAALPSIFKEGLLPMGRQYVHLSEGLHFASLAGSRRGKLILLAVDTVKAVHLGVTFYYAGNEVWLSEPVPPACIALREEP
- a CDS encoding mismatch-specific DNA-glycosylase; the encoded protein is MDEVPDHLDHGLQIVFIGFNPSLRSGEVGHHYANPRNNFWRILERSGLTPRLYDASEDGELLRLGMGFTNIVARPTRGAEDITRQEYAEGRQILREKLARYRPAIACFVGKGVYTEFSRRPKADWGFQDGQPPIVDGVREFVAPSSSGLVRMPLLEIVAIYRRLYDYIQEGP
- a CDS encoding IS3 family transposase, which translates into the protein MTGKGAANCRRRRGARHRKKSCAHLQQTKELRFQFIEDHRSEFRMEKMCSVFEVSRSGYYKWRSATSSPQAERKALVLRRIIYHFKDNRQRYGSPKITELLLKEGFTISERTVGKYMRELGLRSCVAKRFRVKTTDSNHNLPIAPNLLNQKFATAEPNKVWVTDITYIPCRQGRLYLASVLDLCTREIVGWRLEERMTTDLVLGALDDAYKAKRPPKGLIHHSDRGSQYASADYRKRLKKYHMKASMSRKGNCYDNACIESFHSVLKKEFVYCTKFKTKQHAQDEMFQYIEFFYNRKRIHSALGYVSPAQFAAKFKKRKTA
- a CDS encoding transposase, encoding MGEQRQRYNEKFKREAVKYIQEQTKTVTEIGEELGISPGVLHNWLAKYREFGNEPVNSAEKVRELEQRLAEQEKELQARAQRIADVEEELVIVKKAVHIFSKPKN
- a CDS encoding MraY family glycosyltransferase — protein: MAVIVIFYVLAFLVSFCIVYLLIPPLGRLAFRLDFVDKPRQDVERKIHREPIPLTASYAIFIGFFITYLLFTRDLSLGTLALFIGGVLLLTIGTVDDWYKTKGKDFPALPKFIVQIAAAILVFLSGNAFTGFFNPFSGDYISLPVILQFVLTILWIFGVTTVINFSDGMDGLAGGLTAISAVTLFVVALAKGQSASAMMAITLVGVTIAYLRYNKAPAKIFMGDAGATFLGYILAVIALDGAFKQATVLSLFIPILALGVPIFDNLFVVIKRFVQGKSIYQADATQVHYRLLKAGLNQKQVVAVLYLASVCLSLSSIILLLIQI
- a CDS encoding YjjG family noncanonical pyrimidine nucleotidase, with the translated sequence MKYEVILFDADDTLFDYGMAESRALYNAFAHFGLPTGAGDYAASYKEINAALWRDLEQGRTTSAVLRVERFNRLFAAHKLQLSPEAFSEAYLKFLGEGTYLIQGAVELCQELAGCRLAIITNGIKDVQLSRIQGSPLSGTFEQIIISEETGYQKPERGIFDYAFAKLGSSDRSKVLIVGDSLTSDIQGGMNYGIDTCWFNPLGKEGVPGIHPTYEIRELSGLLEIIR